From a single Salinirussus salinus genomic region:
- a CDS encoding D-2-hydroxyacid dehydrogenase: MTDTPDLVVLRTGVHGMPVADYAAALRERLPDRRVVHARTPSEERELVADAPAATGRTIDDGVLAAAEALELFACSWAGTDHLPTDRFEERGVAVTSAAGVHTPNVAEHAVGAMLTFAAGLLEGRRRQGRREWRHYRTRELQGSTVTVVGLGAIGTGVVERLEGFGVDTVGVRYTPEKGGPTDEVVGFDGPGFEDALARSEYLVLACPLTDTTRGLVGWPELETLPHDAVLVNVARGPVVETDALVRALREDRVGGAALDVTDPEPLPADHPLWGLENALITPHNAGHTPHYYDRLADIVAENLRRLEAGEELRNQVV, encoded by the coding sequence ATGACCGACACACCGGACCTGGTCGTGTTGCGAACCGGCGTCCACGGGATGCCCGTCGCCGACTACGCCGCGGCGCTGCGCGAGCGGCTCCCCGACCGGCGGGTGGTCCACGCCCGGACCCCGAGCGAGGAGCGGGAGCTGGTCGCCGACGCGCCCGCCGCGACCGGCCGGACCATCGACGACGGCGTGCTCGCAGCCGCCGAAGCGCTGGAGCTGTTCGCTTGCTCGTGGGCCGGGACGGACCACCTCCCGACCGACCGGTTCGAGGAGCGCGGGGTCGCGGTCACCAGCGCCGCCGGCGTCCACACCCCCAACGTCGCCGAGCATGCCGTGGGGGCGATGCTGACCTTCGCGGCCGGCCTTCTAGAGGGACGCCGCCGGCAGGGCCGTCGGGAGTGGCGCCACTACCGGACCCGGGAACTCCAGGGGAGCACCGTTACGGTGGTCGGCCTCGGCGCCATCGGGACGGGCGTCGTCGAGCGGCTGGAGGGCTTCGGCGTCGACACGGTCGGCGTCCGGTACACGCCCGAGAAGGGCGGCCCGACCGACGAGGTGGTCGGCTTCGACGGTCCCGGGTTCGAGGACGCGCTCGCCCGCAGCGAGTATCTCGTGCTGGCGTGCCCGCTGACCGACACCACCCGGGGGCTGGTCGGCTGGCCGGAACTGGAGACACTGCCCCACGACGCGGTCCTGGTCAACGTCGCCCGCGGGCCCGTGGTCGAGACCGACGCGCTCGTCCGGGCGCTGCGGGAGGACCGGGTCGGCGGCGCCGCGCTGGACGTCACCGACCCCGAGCCGCTGCCCGCCGACCACCCGCTGTGGGGCCTGGAGAACGCCCTCATCACCCCTCACAACGCCGGCCACACCCCCCACTACTACGACCGGCTGGCCGACATCGTCGCGGAGAACCTCCGGCGGCTGGAGGCCGGCGAGGAGCTGCGGAACCAGGTGGTCTGA
- a CDS encoding MATE family efflux transporter: MVRERVRRLLLRFPDALARVGLVSRRRARDTFELAVPSMVSAGIWTVLRITDFFMVSLALPDAAVAALEISFQFYFVGFSLAIAVSSGTISLVSRFKGAGDDDAADLAVKQSVWFAVLISVPLTAVSWLFADELMGLLSADAAVVEFGAAYLQVVMLALVFRFVSMIGSRGLQGCGDTVTPMYVNLVVIPINIVLNAVLIFGLGPAPRLGITGAAIGTAVANVFGATVFTAIYLSGRFPLRFRPGGTQVDLAMAGEILRVGLPLAGRRLVATLGRFPFLYLLGILGTPVVAAFAIGRQIVQLAMIPGWGYATSASTLVGQRLGEGAEDEATAYGWETVTVALATQLLVGAAFAALAYPIARLFGTASVDLTAAFIWVFVLGIAGTSVAQTLEGGLRGAGDTTWPLYGMALGTALRLGVAVLAVPAGLTLATVGGVEFAPGLGLGVVAVFAAILVDMYSRAAVNAVRFRSRRWQAVARRSADRQAASED; the protein is encoded by the coding sequence ATGGTCCGCGAGCGGGTCCGGCGGCTGCTGTTGCGCTTTCCCGACGCACTCGCGCGGGTCGGGCTCGTCAGCCGCAGGCGGGCCCGCGACACCTTCGAACTCGCCGTCCCGTCGATGGTCTCGGCGGGCATCTGGACCGTCCTCCGGATCACCGACTTCTTCATGGTGAGTCTCGCCCTGCCCGACGCCGCGGTCGCCGCCCTCGAGATCTCCTTTCAGTTCTACTTCGTGGGCTTCAGCCTGGCCATCGCGGTCTCCAGCGGGACCATCAGCCTCGTCTCGCGGTTCAAAGGCGCCGGCGATGACGACGCCGCCGACCTCGCGGTCAAGCAGTCGGTCTGGTTCGCGGTCCTGATATCGGTGCCCCTCACTGCGGTCTCCTGGCTGTTCGCCGACGAGCTCATGGGGCTGTTGAGCGCCGACGCCGCCGTCGTCGAGTTCGGCGCGGCCTACCTCCAGGTCGTCATGCTCGCGCTGGTCTTTCGCTTCGTGAGCATGATCGGCTCGCGGGGCCTGCAGGGATGTGGCGACACGGTGACGCCGATGTACGTCAACCTCGTCGTCATCCCCATCAACATCGTCCTCAACGCCGTGTTGATCTTCGGACTCGGCCCCGCGCCGCGGCTGGGGATCACCGGCGCCGCCATCGGGACCGCCGTCGCGAACGTCTTCGGCGCGACCGTCTTCACGGCCATCTACCTCTCGGGGCGGTTCCCGCTGCGCTTCCGGCCCGGCGGGACCCAGGTCGACCTCGCGATGGCCGGCGAGATCCTCCGGGTCGGGCTGCCGCTGGCCGGCCGGCGGCTGGTCGCCACGCTCGGGCGCTTTCCCTTCCTGTACCTGCTCGGGATCCTCGGCACGCCCGTCGTGGCAGCCTTCGCCATCGGCCGCCAGATCGTCCAGCTGGCGATGATCCCCGGGTGGGGCTACGCCACCTCCGCCAGCACGCTCGTCGGCCAGCGGCTGGGCGAGGGTGCCGAGGACGAGGCGACCGCCTACGGCTGGGAGACCGTGACGGTCGCGCTCGCCACCCAGCTACTCGTCGGCGCCGCCTTCGCCGCCCTCGCCTACCCCATCGCCCGCCTGTTCGGGACGGCGTCGGTCGACCTCACTGCGGCGTTCATCTGGGTGTTCGTCCTCGGGATCGCCGGGACGAGCGTCGCCCAGACCCTGGAGGGAGGACTGCGGGGCGCCGGGGACACCACCTGGCCGCTGTACGGGATGGCGCTGGGGACGGCGCTCCGGCTCGGGGTCGCCGTCCTCGCGGTGCCGGCAGGGCTCACGCTGGCGACCGTCGGCGGGGTCGAGTTCGCGCCGGGGCTCGGCCTCGGGGTCGTCGCCGTCTTCGCCGCGATCCTCGTGGACATGTACAGCCGGGCCGCGGTCAACGCGGTCCGGTTCCGGAGCCGCCGGTGGCAGGCAGTCGCCCGCCGGTCGGCCGACCGGCAGGCCGCGAGCGAGGACTGA
- a CDS encoding NAD(P)/FAD-dependent oxidoreductase, with protein sequence MAGDVHDLVVAGSGVAGLSAAVYGARSDLDPLVLEGDEPGGQLTLTTDVENYLGFPDGVGGMELIQRGKEQAEQFGAQFRHGSIESADLDGQPLALSLSTGETVRTRALVVATGASARWVGADGEDELMGYGLSTCATCDGAFHRGDDVLVVGGGDSAMEEALFLAKFADSVTVVHRRDELRASEIMAERARDHEDVAFAWNTELVAIDGSREEGVTGATLVSHPDGYPREKYEAGEDVDVEAVDVGGVFYAIGHEPNTAFLRDTPVALDGDGYVQTAPDGDAWATTETAVSGVFAAGDVMDPDYQQAVTAAGTGSMAALDAEEWLASTDATAAGAAELVPTEAGD encoded by the coding sequence ATGGCCGGGGACGTACACGACCTCGTCGTCGCCGGCTCGGGGGTCGCTGGCCTCTCGGCGGCGGTCTACGGCGCTCGCTCCGACCTCGACCCCCTCGTGCTCGAGGGCGACGAACCGGGCGGCCAGCTCACGCTGACGACCGACGTCGAGAACTACCTCGGGTTCCCCGACGGCGTCGGCGGGATGGAACTCATCCAGCGCGGGAAAGAGCAGGCCGAGCAGTTCGGCGCACAGTTCCGGCACGGCAGCATCGAGTCCGCCGACCTGGACGGGCAGCCGCTGGCGCTGTCGCTCTCGACCGGCGAGACGGTCCGGACCCGCGCGCTGGTCGTCGCGACGGGCGCGAGCGCCCGCTGGGTCGGCGCCGACGGCGAGGACGAACTGATGGGCTACGGTCTCTCGACCTGCGCGACCTGCGACGGCGCGTTCCACCGCGGGGACGACGTCCTCGTCGTCGGCGGCGGCGACAGCGCGATGGAAGAGGCGCTCTTCCTCGCGAAGTTCGCCGATTCCGTGACAGTCGTCCACCGCCGGGACGAACTCCGGGCGTCGGAGATCATGGCCGAGCGCGCCCGTGACCACGAGGACGTCGCGTTCGCCTGGAACACCGAACTCGTGGCGATCGACGGGTCCCGGGAGGAGGGCGTGACCGGTGCGACGCTCGTCTCGCACCCGGACGGGTATCCACGAGAAAAGTACGAAGCCGGCGAGGACGTCGACGTCGAAGCGGTCGATGTCGGCGGCGTATTCTACGCCATCGGCCACGAACCCAACACTGCCTTCCTCCGGGACACGCCCGTGGCCCTCGACGGGGACGGGTACGTACAGACCGCTCCCGACGGGGACGCGTGGGCGACGACGGAGACGGCGGTCAGTGGGGTCTTCGCGGCGGGTGACGTGATGGACCCCGACTACCAGCAGGCAGTGACTGCCGCCGGCACGGGCAGCATGGCTGCCCTGGACGCAGAGGAGTGGCTCGCCTCGACCGACGCGACGGCCGCCGGTGCCGCCGAGCTGGTCCCCACGGAAGCCGGGGACTGA
- the trxA gene encoding thioredoxin, translating to MATDTASDAGTATANEPLYVDGRAQLDDVVAENDVVLTDFYADWCGPCQMLEPIVETLAAETDAVVAKVDVDANQELAAAYGVRGVPTLVLFAGGEQVEEVVGLRGEEELRALVESYAA from the coding sequence ATGGCAACCGACACTGCATCCGACGCCGGCACCGCCACCGCGAACGAACCGCTCTACGTCGACGGCCGGGCACAGCTCGACGACGTCGTCGCCGAGAACGATGTCGTTCTCACCGATTTCTACGCGGACTGGTGTGGCCCCTGCCAGATGCTCGAGCCCATCGTCGAGACACTGGCCGCGGAGACCGACGCGGTCGTCGCGAAGGTCGACGTCGACGCCAACCAGGAACTCGCGGCCGCCTACGGCGTCCGCGGCGTGCCGACCCTCGTCCTGTTCGCCGGCGGCGAGCAGGTCGAGGAGGTCGTCGGCCTCAGAGGGGAAGAGGAACTCCGGGCGCTCGTCGAGTCCTACGCAGCGTAG
- a CDS encoding FAD-dependent oxidoreductase, giving the protein MSDTFVVVGGDAAGMSAASKAKRENPELDVVVFEKGEWVSYAACGMPYYVKGEVEDLEDLVAVTPEEFREERDIDLRTGHEVVGVDPGAGTVTVEGEGETFEQPYDHLLVATGATAVEPPFDGLDLDGVFTIHDMDEAGAIEDYVTERSPDTAAVVGGGYVGIEMAEALSARGADVHLYEMLPHVLQPFGDAVAEVVEEHLRAQGVHLHLDTAVSGFDGEGSVERVGFEGESRPADIAVVGVGVAPNTQLAADAGIELGETGAIATDEYGRTNYGNVYAAGDCAEARNVVTGEPDHVPLALTANRAGRAIGQTVAGDPEPVGGTAGTAIVKAFDLGAARTGVVDEQRAREAGFDPVSVSISAPTRAHYYPGGAELTVTLVADGESGRLLGGTVVGREGTKRVDTVATALAAGMTVSELQKADLAYAPPFSPVRDPILTAANVLEGKLDGE; this is encoded by the coding sequence ATGAGCGACACGTTCGTGGTCGTCGGCGGTGACGCTGCGGGGATGAGCGCCGCGAGCAAGGCCAAACGCGAGAACCCGGAGCTGGACGTGGTCGTCTTCGAGAAGGGCGAGTGGGTGTCCTACGCCGCCTGCGGGATGCCCTACTACGTGAAAGGCGAGGTCGAGGACCTGGAGGACCTGGTCGCCGTGACGCCCGAGGAGTTCCGCGAGGAGCGCGACATCGACCTGCGGACCGGCCACGAGGTCGTCGGGGTCGACCCCGGGGCCGGGACCGTCACGGTCGAGGGCGAGGGAGAGACGTTCGAACAGCCCTACGACCACCTCCTCGTCGCGACGGGGGCGACCGCGGTCGAGCCGCCGTTCGACGGCCTGGACCTCGACGGCGTGTTCACCATCCACGACATGGACGAGGCCGGCGCCATCGAGGACTACGTCACCGAGCGCTCGCCCGACACCGCGGCGGTCGTCGGCGGCGGGTACGTCGGCATCGAGATGGCCGAGGCGCTGTCGGCACGCGGCGCCGACGTACACCTCTACGAGATGCTGCCACACGTCCTCCAGCCGTTCGGTGACGCGGTAGCCGAGGTCGTCGAGGAACACCTGCGAGCGCAGGGCGTCCACTTACACCTCGACACCGCCGTCTCGGGCTTCGACGGCGAGGGGAGCGTCGAGCGCGTCGGCTTCGAGGGCGAGTCCCGCCCCGCCGACATCGCGGTCGTCGGCGTCGGCGTCGCGCCGAACACACAGCTCGCGGCGGACGCCGGCATCGAGCTGGGCGAGACCGGCGCCATCGCGACCGACGAGTACGGCCGGACGAACTACGGGAACGTCTACGCCGCGGGCGACTGCGCGGAGGCGCGCAACGTCGTGACCGGCGAACCGGACCACGTGCCGCTGGCGCTGACGGCCAACCGCGCCGGCCGCGCCATCGGCCAGACCGTCGCCGGCGACCCGGAGCCGGTCGGCGGGACCGCCGGAACGGCCATCGTCAAGGCGTTCGACCTCGGCGCCGCCCGGACCGGGGTCGTCGACGAACAGCGGGCGCGGGAGGCCGGCTTCGACCCGGTCTCGGTCTCGATCTCGGCTCCGACGCGGGCCCACTACTACCCCGGCGGCGCCGAGCTCACCGTCACGCTGGTGGCCGACGGGGAGTCCGGCCGGCTGCTGGGCGGGACGGTGGTCGGTCGGGAGGGCACAAAGCGGGTCGACACGGTCGCGACGGCGCTCGCGGCGGGCATGACGGTCTCCGAACTCCAGAAGGCCGACCTGGCCTACGCGCCGCCGTTCAGTCCCGTCCGTGACCCGATCCTGACGGCGGCGAACGTCCTCGAGGGCAAACTCGACGGGGAGTAA